A genomic window from Desulfovibrio gilichinskyi includes:
- a CDS encoding helix-turn-helix transcriptional regulator → MAGKTGSKHDIINGYVSFVNFLGAFLGENCEVVLHDTNNKEKSVLAIANDHISGRRIGAPLTDLALKFVINKVYEKQDWVMGYTTQSRDGRVLHSATYFIKDGNGELVGMICMNMDTSDILAARDIMNRFISSAGFEKTQKKELFATSDPVAETDDSEPVEHFETFPHSMEDLTDSLISKVVEDTKILPERMTSDEKLAVVATLNDHGVFMLKGTIRVVAKHLAVSEATLYRYLQKINVK, encoded by the coding sequence TTGGCGGGTAAGACTGGTTCGAAGCACGATATTATTAATGGGTATGTTTCTTTTGTTAATTTTTTAGGAGCTTTTCTGGGAGAGAATTGCGAAGTGGTTCTTCACGATACAAATAATAAAGAAAAGTCTGTTCTTGCCATTGCTAACGATCATATTTCAGGGCGTCGTATAGGAGCTCCTCTGACAGACCTTGCTTTGAAGTTTGTTATAAATAAAGTTTATGAAAAGCAGGACTGGGTTATGGGATATACAACCCAGTCGAGGGACGGGCGCGTTCTGCATTCAGCAACTTATTTTATAAAAGACGGAAATGGCGAACTTGTCGGTATGATTTGTATGAATATGGATACCTCAGACATTTTGGCTGCGCGCGATATTATGAACAGGTTTATAAGCAGCGCAGGGTTCGAAAAGACTCAAAAAAAAGAGTTGTTTGCAACGTCTGATCCTGTTGCAGAAACTGACGATTCAGAGCCTGTGGAGCATTTTGAAACTTTTCCGCATTCAATGGAAGACCTTACTGACTCTCTCATCTCAAAAGTTGTAGAGGATACTAAAATTCTTCCCGAGAGGATGACTTCTGATGAAAAACTGGCGGTGGTCGCAACACTGAACGATCATGGCGTCTTTATGCTTAAAGGTACAATTCGGGTAGTTGCAAAACATTTGGCAGTATCAGAGGCCACACTATACCGTTATCTGCAAAAAATTAACGTAAAGTAA
- a CDS encoding serine dehydratase subunit alpha family protein → MSKQDWSAYADIINREVVPALGCTEPIAIALAAAKAVETLGCQPEKTIVKVSGNLLKNGMGVGVPGTGMTGLDIAAAVGITGGKSELVLEVLRDLTEEQVSVAKKMLTDNKLSVELAETEETLYAEVLVQSGDDSARCVLARSHSAIVLVEKNGVEVFSAPWISVEDDDSDCKLTMKDIFEYATKAPVESLKFILEAARLNEAVASEGLASDWGLKVGRSMVRDIEDGLRSDDVVSYAVRLTAAASDARMEGISMPVMSNSGSGNQGLTATLPVVAFAKHYKSTEEQLIRSLIMSHLTAIHLKHSLGRLSALCGASLAATAAGCGITLILGGGLKEVEGTIRNTLGDIAGMVCDGAKTSCALKVASAVEAAINAAFLSMKGICIPGKDGIMDDNIETCIKNIGYLGSFGMIGADKAILKIMTSKKAAA, encoded by the coding sequence ATGAGTAAACAAGATTGGTCTGCTTATGCAGATATTATCAACCGCGAAGTTGTGCCTGCGCTTGGATGCACAGAGCCGATAGCCATTGCTCTGGCGGCTGCAAAAGCTGTTGAAACTTTAGGTTGTCAGCCTGAAAAAACAATAGTTAAAGTCAGCGGTAATCTGCTTAAAAACGGAATGGGAGTCGGCGTTCCCGGTACTGGAATGACTGGTCTGGATATCGCCGCAGCTGTCGGAATTACCGGCGGAAAGTCAGAGCTGGTTCTTGAAGTTCTGCGTGATCTGACAGAAGAGCAGGTCAGCGTTGCTAAGAAAATGCTCACAGATAACAAGTTGTCTGTTGAACTGGCTGAAACCGAAGAAACTTTATACGCAGAAGTCCTTGTACAGTCAGGTGACGACTCTGCTCGTTGTGTACTGGCTAGATCGCATAGCGCAATCGTACTTGTTGAGAAAAATGGAGTTGAAGTTTTTTCTGCTCCGTGGATCAGCGTAGAGGATGATGACAGCGATTGTAAGTTAACAATGAAAGATATCTTTGAATATGCAACAAAGGCTCCTGTAGAATCGCTTAAGTTTATACTTGAAGCAGCCAGGCTGAATGAAGCGGTAGCTTCTGAAGGGCTTGCAAGCGATTGGGGACTTAAGGTCGGAAGATCGATGGTGCGCGATATCGAAGACGGACTTCGCTCTGACGATGTTGTTTCATACGCTGTAAGACTGACTGCCGCGGCCTCTGATGCTCGTATGGAAGGCATAAGCATGCCGGTAATGAGTAATTCAGGAAGCGGAAATCAGGGATTAACAGCAACTCTTCCGGTTGTCGCTTTTGCAAAACACTATAAGTCCACCGAAGAACAATTGATTCGTTCTTTAATTATGAGCCATCTCACAGCAATACATCTCAAGCATAGTCTTGGACGTTTATCCGCGCTGTGCGGAGCAAGTCTTGCTGCAACTGCAGCTGGATGCGGTATTACTTTGATACTTGGCGGCGGGCTTAAAGAAGTCGAAGGAACAATACGCAACACCTTGGGTGATATCGCAGGGATGGTTTGCGACGGTGCTAAGACTTCCTGTGCACTTAAAGTTGCTTCTGCTGTAGAAGCCGCAATAAATGCAGCTTTCCTTTCAATGAAAGGGATCTGCATTCCGGGGAAAGACGGCATAATGGACGATAACATTGAAACCTGTATTAAAAATATCGGTTATCTCGGATCATTCGGTATGATCGGAGCTGATAAAGCTATCTTAAAGATTATGACCAGTAAAAAAGCTGCTGCATAA
- a CDS encoding dicarboxylate/amino acid:cation symporter: MSSESRLKEFGLIFKLLVGIAAGVVIGLFANDAVMEVMVTVKYVIGQLIYYTVPLVVIGFIAPAITRLGHNAHKMLGAGVGLAYLSAAGAATMAAFAGYALIPHLSIATHMEGLQELPKVVFQLNIPPVMSVMTALVTAIIIGIATIWTQAKNFENMLGEFESIMMQVVNRIVIPILPVFIAATFAGLAYEGSLTHQLPVFLEVIVIVLVGHFIWLTVLYTIAALISKKNPMEVVKHYLPAYLTAVGTMSSAATLPVSLECAGKSKVLCKDTVEFMVPLGATIHLCGSVLTETFFAMTISMMLYGHMPTVGTMALFVGLFGIFAIGAPGVPGGTVMASLGIVVGVLGFDPAGVALLLAVFALQDSFGTACNVTGDGALALMLEGIFNRHGELEKLHLSPEGQDI, translated from the coding sequence ATGTCTTCAGAATCACGGTTGAAAGAATTCGGCTTGATATTTAAGCTTCTCGTGGGGATTGCAGCAGGTGTTGTGATAGGGCTCTTTGCCAATGACGCCGTAATGGAAGTAATGGTAACAGTTAAATACGTAATCGGTCAGTTAATATACTATACGGTTCCCCTTGTTGTTATTGGTTTCATTGCTCCTGCTATTACAAGACTTGGTCACAATGCCCACAAAATGTTGGGCGCAGGTGTCGGCCTTGCGTATCTTTCAGCAGCCGGAGCAGCCACAATGGCCGCTTTTGCCGGATATGCTCTCATTCCACATCTTTCTATTGCCACTCATATGGAAGGGTTGCAGGAACTTCCTAAGGTTGTTTTCCAGTTAAATATACCTCCTGTTATGTCTGTTATGACTGCACTTGTCACAGCCATAATTATAGGAATCGCTACAATCTGGACTCAGGCTAAAAATTTTGAAAACATGCTGGGTGAATTTGAATCAATTATGATGCAGGTTGTTAACCGCATTGTTATTCCTATTCTTCCTGTTTTCATTGCTGCAACGTTTGCCGGGCTTGCTTACGAAGGAAGCCTGACTCATCAGCTTCCCGTCTTTTTGGAAGTTATCGTAATCGTTTTGGTCGGCCATTTCATCTGGCTCACAGTTCTTTACACAATTGCCGCACTTATCTCTAAGAAGAACCCGATGGAAGTCGTTAAACATTATTTACCTGCATATCTGACAGCTGTCGGAACAATGTCCAGTGCTGCAACATTGCCTGTTTCACTTGAATGTGCCGGTAAATCAAAAGTTCTTTGTAAAGACACCGTTGAATTTATGGTTCCACTCGGAGCAACTATCCATCTATGCGGTTCAGTTTTGACTGAAACATTTTTTGCCATGACTATCTCAATGATGCTTTACGGTCATATGCCTACAGTTGGAACAATGGCACTATTTGTCGGTCTTTTCGGAATATTTGCAATCGGTGCTCCCGGCGTTCCCGGTGGAACCGTTATGGCTTCTCTCGGAATCGTTGTAGGTGTTCTTGGATTTGATCCTGCAGGCGTAGCACTTCTCCTTGCAGTTTTTGCATTACAGGACAGCTTCGGAACAGCATGCAACGTTACCGGTGACGGAGCTCTTGCTCTGATGCTTGAAGGGATTTTTAACCGTCACGGTGAGCTGGAAAAATTACATCTCAGCCCTGAAGGACAGGATATATAA
- a CDS encoding substrate-binding periplasmic protein — protein sequence MSLHNVMKRFALSLIILFLFCFNAFPSPAIRISSVVYPPITSEKVLTGLGYGMCIDIVTEAFKAVSVGVDYDLLPMSRNVWSIIRLNDDACLGTMGWFRKAEAEKLVDYVDVVNLNFMGFYRKSSFPGGVSFNYLDELKDYRFGSVRGSGSQKTLEAAKLKVDFAHDIRLVFLKLNARRTDFAVAFRVTGNYLIKKLFPNNVADYAYMEKPLLKAPISLIFLKDKVKLKKRFLDGLKIIAKNGTYHNILVRYYGDAGIPDGTIPDFILENMGAGKE from the coding sequence ATGTCGTTACATAATGTTATGAAAAGGTTTGCACTTAGTCTTATTATTTTGTTTTTATTTTGTTTTAATGCTTTTCCTTCTCCTGCAATTCGTATTTCATCAGTAGTATATCCTCCCATAACTTCTGAAAAAGTTCTTACTGGACTTGGTTATGGAATGTGTATTGATATTGTGACCGAGGCTTTTAAAGCTGTCTCGGTTGGCGTTGATTATGACTTGTTGCCCATGTCCAGAAACGTTTGGTCTATTATACGCTTAAATGATGATGCCTGTTTAGGAACTATGGGGTGGTTCAGAAAAGCTGAAGCAGAAAAGCTTGTTGATTATGTGGATGTTGTTAATCTAAATTTCATGGGATTTTATAGGAAAAGCAGTTTTCCAGGTGGCGTATCCTTTAATTATCTGGATGAATTAAAGGATTACCGGTTTGGAAGTGTTCGCGGTAGCGGAAGCCAGAAAACACTTGAAGCTGCGAAACTAAAAGTCGATTTTGCACATGATATACGGTTAGTTTTTTTAAAATTGAATGCCCGCCGTACTGATTTTGCCGTGGCTTTTCGCGTAACGGGGAATTATCTTATAAAAAAACTGTTTCCAAATAATGTTGCTGATTATGCTTATATGGAAAAGCCGCTGCTTAAGGCTCCTATTTCGCTTATTTTCTTAAAAGATAAAGTGAAGCTTAAGAAAAGATTTTTGGATGGGTTAAAAATAATCGCAAAGAATGGAACATACCACAATATTTTAGTAAGATATTACGGTGATGCGGGTATTCCTGACGGGACCATACCTGATTTTATATTGGAGAATATGGGGGCGGGTAAGGAGTAA
- a CDS encoding aldehyde dehydrogenase family protein, with protein sequence MQTPIDQSYKLYVDGQWIDGKEGKTFKVYCPANGEELATCVNAGREDIDMAVAAARKAFTTWKKISPQERASYLLKIADLIDEEADKLALVETLDNGKPIRETKNIDIPLASDHFRYFASAVRTEEGTATMIDDKTMSIVLNEPIGVVGQIIPWNFPFLMAAWKIAPALAAGDTVVIKPSSETSLSVLEFAKILDRVLPPGVVNVITGKGSTTGNYILEHKGFNKLAFTGSTDIGYMIADAAAKKLIPATLELGGKSANIYFPDCPWEKAVEGALLGILFNQGQVCCAGSRIFVHEDIYDRFLAAITEKFNTVKVGMPWKEDTTMGCLISENQLNQVLNCIEIGKKEGARLVTGGTRLTEGELAKGSFISPTIFADVDNSMYIAQEEIFGPVVCVIKFKTEEEVIAMANDSEFGLGGAVWSKDINCAIRVARAVETGRMWINTYNQLPAHSPFGGYKKSGIGRETHKMMLAHYSQTKNIYISLDESPLGLY encoded by the coding sequence ATGCAGACACCAATTGATCAAAGTTACAAGCTGTATGTTGATGGACAATGGATAGATGGTAAGGAGGGCAAAACATTTAAAGTATATTGCCCTGCCAATGGTGAAGAGCTTGCAACATGCGTCAATGCCGGCAGAGAAGATATTGACATGGCCGTAGCCGCTGCTCGGAAAGCTTTTACTACATGGAAAAAGATCTCTCCCCAAGAACGCGCTTCTTATCTTCTAAAAATTGCAGATCTTATTGATGAAGAAGCCGACAAACTGGCTTTAGTGGAAACGCTGGACAACGGAAAGCCCATTAGAGAAACCAAAAACATAGACATCCCACTTGCTTCAGACCATTTTAGATATTTTGCCAGTGCCGTCAGAACAGAAGAAGGCACTGCAACGATGATCGACGACAAAACCATGAGTATTGTTTTGAATGAACCAATAGGAGTGGTTGGCCAGATAATCCCCTGGAACTTTCCTTTTCTTATGGCGGCTTGGAAGATTGCTCCGGCTCTTGCGGCTGGCGACACTGTGGTAATAAAACCATCATCTGAAACGTCATTAAGCGTCCTTGAATTTGCAAAAATTCTGGATAGAGTTCTGCCCCCAGGAGTAGTAAATGTCATCACCGGAAAAGGCTCAACAACTGGTAATTATATTTTAGAACACAAGGGATTCAATAAACTGGCTTTCACAGGATCAACGGATATCGGATACATGATAGCTGATGCCGCCGCAAAAAAGCTTATTCCAGCAACCCTTGAACTCGGCGGAAAATCAGCCAATATTTATTTCCCTGACTGCCCCTGGGAAAAAGCAGTGGAAGGTGCTCTGCTTGGCATTCTGTTTAATCAGGGGCAAGTTTGTTGTGCAGGCTCAAGAATCTTCGTTCATGAAGATATTTATGATCGCTTTCTTGCAGCAATAACCGAAAAATTTAATACGGTTAAAGTCGGAATGCCTTGGAAAGAAGATACGACAATGGGATGTCTGATTAGTGAAAATCAGCTTAATCAGGTTCTGAATTGCATAGAAATAGGCAAAAAAGAAGGTGCACGTCTTGTTACAGGTGGAACCAGATTAACTGAAGGAGAGCTTGCAAAAGGAAGTTTTATAAGCCCAACTATTTTTGCCGATGTGGACAATTCAATGTACATAGCCCAAGAAGAAATTTTCGGTCCGGTAGTCTGTGTCATTAAGTTTAAAACCGAAGAAGAAGTAATTGCGATGGCCAATGACAGCGAATTCGGTCTGGGCGGAGCGGTTTGGAGCAAAGATATCAACTGTGCAATAAGAGTAGCGAGAGCAGTTGAAACTGGACGGATGTGGATCAATACTTATAACCAGCTCCCGGCGCACAGCCCCTTTGGCGGATATAAAAAATCTGGTATCGGCCGTGAAACTCACAAGATGATGCTCGCTCACTACAGCCAAACCAAGAATATATACATAAGCTTAGATGAAAGCCCATTGGGACTATATTAA
- a CDS encoding sulfide/dihydroorotate dehydrogenase-like FAD/NAD-binding protein produces MSNKILRKKALIPGQTSMLVIHAPQIAKKAKPGNFVILRIHDKGERVPLTIADTDLDAGTITIVYLVVGKSSALLETLKEGDTILDVCGPLGKPTHIEKCGTVICVGGGTGIAAMHHIAKGHHRAGNHVVAIVGARSKDLLLFCDELGGFCPELLIATDDGSTGHKGFVTEVLRDRLEKDKDVAEVVAIGPVPMMEAVSKVTKPFGVRTVVSLNSIMVDGVGMCGACRCNVGGETRFACVDGPEFDGHKVDFNELRMRLAQYKKQEGESMDLFRSEHGK; encoded by the coding sequence ATGAGCAACAAAATTCTTCGAAAAAAGGCGCTGATTCCAGGCCAGACAAGCATGCTGGTTATTCATGCACCTCAAATTGCCAAAAAGGCAAAACCGGGCAACTTCGTCATTCTTCGTATCCACGACAAAGGGGAACGTGTTCCTCTGACTATTGCTGATACGGATCTGGATGCCGGAACAATCACCATTGTTTACCTCGTTGTAGGTAAAAGTTCGGCTCTTCTTGAAACACTGAAAGAAGGCGACACCATCCTTGACGTCTGCGGACCTCTCGGAAAGCCTACTCATATTGAAAAATGCGGAACCGTCATATGTGTCGGCGGCGGAACCGGAATTGCCGCCATGCACCACATTGCTAAAGGTCACCACAGAGCAGGCAACCATGTTGTCGCAATTGTCGGTGCCCGCAGCAAAGACCTGCTCCTGTTCTGTGATGAACTCGGCGGATTCTGTCCTGAACTTCTGATCGCAACTGACGACGGAAGTACCGGACACAAAGGATTTGTTACCGAAGTTCTCCGTGACCGTCTTGAAAAAGATAAAGATGTTGCAGAAGTTGTCGCCATCGGCCCGGTTCCTATGATGGAAGCCGTTTCTAAAGTCACAAAACCTTTCGGAGTAAGGACCGTAGTAAGCCTTAACTCTATTATGGTTGACGGAGTCGGAATGTGCGGAGCCTGCCGCTGCAACGTCGGCGGAGAAACCCGCTTTGCATGTGTTGACGGCCCGGAATTCGACGGACACAAAGTGGACTTTAACGAACTCAGAATGCGCCTTGCCCAGTATAAAAAGCAAGAGGGCGAATCAATGGATTTGTTCAGGAGCGAGCATGGTAAATAA
- a CDS encoding RidA family protein produces the protein MKKVIVSEKAPAAIGCYSHAIEAGNMVFTSGQLPIDAATGKMPETAAEQAKQSLENVKHILEAAGLTMDDTVKTTVYIKNISDFPAVNEVYATYFAKPFPARSCFEVGNLPLGALVEIEVIASR, from the coding sequence ATGAAGAAAGTTATCGTAAGCGAAAAGGCTCCAGCAGCAATAGGATGTTATTCACATGCAATCGAAGCTGGAAATATGGTTTTTACCTCCGGTCAACTGCCTATTGACGCTGCAACAGGTAAAATGCCTGAAACTGCGGCAGAGCAGGCAAAACAGTCTCTTGAAAATGTTAAACACATTTTGGAAGCTGCCGGATTAACCATGGATGATACAGTAAAAACAACTGTATACATCAAAAATATCAGCGATTTTCCTGCAGTAAACGAAGTTTATGCAACCTATTTCGCTAAACCTTTCCCTGCCAGAAGTTGTTTTGAAGTGGGTAACCTGCCTCTTGGAGCGCTGGTAGAGATTGAGGTTATTGCTTCCAGATAA
- a CDS encoding sensor domain-containing diguanylate cyclase produces the protein MSIDKFDFDATLLTVNFATRLLAMELDRDTLLDRALEAFCDLGSCKEAAIMMYDIDSNLIVKAASLNHERTFPDEEIPMTKAMAEAAKSRAPVARAKCKNSFYPLPGDGCIEECGTCLCIPLVGSRDLVKGFVTLHRESLRPWSNSELFQLGIISTVAAISFENSELFRQTIEDSLTGLYMRRYLFIRLDEETQRIKRRGGELSVIMIDIDLFKLINDSYGHAVGDEALKQVADVLLQNSRRGADIVCRYGGEEFAVLMPGSKKEEAMIVAERMRAGCAGTKMMTSAGEITVTISAGVANLNECDLILGDRMLRMADKRLYMAKGAGRNRVVFEG, from the coding sequence ATGAGTATAGACAAATTCGACTTTGACGCAACGCTGCTGACGGTTAATTTTGCAACCAGACTGCTGGCAATGGAACTGGACAGAGACACTCTTCTGGACAGAGCATTAGAAGCGTTCTGTGATCTTGGATCATGCAAAGAAGCCGCAATAATGATGTACGATATTGATAGTAACTTAATCGTTAAAGCAGCCTCTCTAAACCATGAAAGAACATTTCCTGACGAAGAAATCCCCATGACCAAAGCAATGGCAGAAGCCGCGAAAAGCCGCGCGCCGGTAGCCAGAGCAAAATGCAAAAATTCATTTTATCCATTACCCGGTGACGGCTGTATCGAGGAATGCGGTACATGTTTATGTATTCCGCTGGTTGGGTCGCGCGACTTGGTTAAAGGCTTTGTAACCCTGCACCGCGAAAGCCTCAGGCCATGGTCTAATTCGGAACTTTTCCAGCTCGGCATAATATCAACAGTTGCCGCCATATCATTCGAAAACTCTGAACTTTTCCGTCAGACAATAGAAGACAGCTTAACAGGCCTATATATGCGCCGCTACCTGTTCATAAGACTGGACGAAGAAACGCAAAGGATTAAACGCAGGGGCGGCGAACTTTCCGTAATAATGATTGATATAGATCTTTTCAAACTGATCAACGATTCCTACGGACATGCCGTTGGCGATGAAGCCCTTAAGCAGGTTGCCGATGTCCTGCTCCAAAACTCCAGACGAGGAGCGGACATAGTTTGCAGATACGGCGGAGAAGAATTCGCAGTGCTTATGCCCGGGTCCAAGAAAGAAGAAGCCATGATAGTGGCTGAACGCATGCGCGCAGGTTGCGCGGGAACAAAGATGATGACTTCCGCAGGTGAAATCACAGTCACCATAAGCGCAGGTGTCGCCAATCTTAACGAATGCGACTTGATCTTAGGCGATAGGATGCTCAGAATGGCGGATAAAAGACTTTATATGGCTAAAGGAGCCGGACGGAATAGGGTTGTTTTTGAGGGGTAA
- the gltA gene encoding NADPH-dependent glutamate synthase — protein sequence MVNKKKFNPTRTPMPEQPANVRNKNFKEVALGYSREQAIEEANRCIQCKVPTCQKGCPVEIDIKSFIGHLAVGDIPSAYKVLKQTNALPAVCGRVCPQENQCEGSCILGKKHEPVAIGRLERFVADTFDSDSACEMITGDTACSLPNEHVKVACIGSGPSSLTVAGYLAARGVPVTVYEALHEIGGVLVYGIPEFRLPKSIVAREVGALWAKGVTFLPNWVGGKTITIQDLLDDGFDAIFIGVGAGLPWFLNIPGENLVGVYSSNEYLTRINLGRAYDFPNYDTPAPRPRNVAVVGGGNVAMDAARTALRLGAENVYITYRRTQDEMPARREELHHAIEEGVQLELLTSPISINADENSHVKSMTLQVMELGEPDDSGRCRPVPVEGKTKELEVDMVILAVGTGANPVLLEATPGLTLSKRGYIEADPETGETSIPNVFAGGDIVGGSATVISAMGAGRKAAKTIAERLKVEFE from the coding sequence ATGGTAAATAAAAAAAAGTTCAACCCCACCCGTACTCCCATGCCGGAACAGCCTGCAAATGTCCGCAACAAAAACTTCAAAGAAGTCGCACTTGGTTACAGCCGCGAGCAGGCTATTGAAGAAGCAAACCGCTGCATCCAGTGCAAAGTTCCTACATGTCAGAAAGGCTGTCCTGTTGAAATCGATATTAAAAGTTTCATCGGACATCTAGCAGTAGGAGATATTCCTTCTGCATATAAAGTTCTCAAACAGACCAACGCCCTGCCTGCCGTCTGCGGACGAGTCTGTCCTCAGGAGAATCAGTGCGAAGGGTCCTGTATTCTCGGTAAAAAGCATGAACCTGTTGCCATCGGCCGTCTTGAAAGATTCGTTGCCGACACTTTCGACAGTGACTCCGCCTGTGAAATGATCACAGGTGACACAGCGTGCAGTCTGCCAAACGAACATGTAAAAGTAGCATGTATCGGTTCAGGCCCTTCAAGCCTTACGGTTGCGGGATATCTTGCCGCGCGCGGCGTACCTGTCACAGTATATGAAGCTCTGCACGAAATCGGCGGAGTTCTTGTTTATGGTATCCCTGAATTCAGACTCCCCAAATCCATTGTCGCCCGCGAAGTCGGAGCACTCTGGGCTAAAGGCGTTACATTTCTTCCCAACTGGGTCGGCGGTAAAACTATCACGATTCAAGACCTTCTTGATGACGGTTTCGATGCCATTTTCATCGGTGTAGGCGCAGGGCTGCCATGGTTCCTGAACATCCCCGGTGAAAACCTCGTCGGCGTTTACTCTTCTAACGAGTATTTGACCCGCATCAACTTAGGGCGTGCGTACGACTTCCCCAACTACGACACTCCGGCCCCGAGACCGCGCAATGTTGCAGTTGTCGGCGGCGGAAACGTTGCTATGGACGCAGCCCGCACAGCCCTCAGGCTCGGCGCGGAAAATGTCTACATAACTTATCGTCGTACTCAGGATGAAATGCCCGCCAGACGTGAAGAGCTTCATCACGCAATTGAAGAAGGTGTGCAGCTTGAACTGCTCACTTCCCCTATTTCCATCAATGCAGATGAAAACTCACACGTTAAGTCCATGACCTTACAGGTAATGGAACTAGGTGAGCCGGACGACTCAGGTCGCTGCAGACCTGTTCCGGTTGAAGGCAAGACAAAAGAACTGGAAGTCGACATGGTCATCCTTGCAGTCGGAACCGGAGCCAACCCGGTGCTTCTCGAAGCTACTCCAGGCCTCACCTTAAGCAAACGCGGATACATTGAAGCTGATCCTGAAACAGGTGAAACTTCTATTCCGAATGTTTTTGCCGGAGGAGACATCGTCGGGGGTTCAGCAACTGTAATCTCCGCCATGGGAGCAGGTAGAAAAGCTGCTAAAACCATTGCAGAACGGTTGAAAGTAGAATTTGAATAA